A portion of the Chryseobacterium tructae genome contains these proteins:
- a CDS encoding thiol-disulfide oxidoreductase DCC family protein has protein sequence MENWEDKHIVLFDGDCGVCNFWVQWILERDQKDKFMFASLQSEFGQQFLSERGLETKVFNTLYLWKPKQYYFIKSRAVLQIANILGGIYKLSAIGKLMPTFLSDKVYDIISRNRMKLANQKCYLPDQHQKKKFIQV, from the coding sequence GTGGAAAACTGGGAAGATAAACATATTGTGCTGTTTGACGGAGATTGTGGAGTCTGCAATTTCTGGGTGCAATGGATTCTGGAGAGAGATCAAAAAGACAAATTCATGTTTGCCTCACTTCAATCTGAATTCGGGCAGCAATTTTTATCGGAAAGAGGCTTAGAAACTAAAGTTTTCAACACTTTATACCTTTGGAAACCAAAACAATATTATTTTATAAAGTCAAGAGCCGTACTCCAAATTGCGAATATACTAGGTGGGATTTATAAGCTTTCAGCAATTGGCAAACTCATGCCAACCTTTCTTAGTGACAAAGTATATGATATCATTTCAAGAAACAGAATGAAGCTGGCCAATCAAAAGTGCTATCTTCCCGATCAGCATCAGAAGAAAAAATTTATTCAGGTGTAA
- a CDS encoding heme-binding domain-containing protein yields the protein MKKVLIILLVAFVIIQFFPIDKTNPRPTPGMDFLKIKNTPEKVAKIIRTSCYDCHSNETKYPWYADISPASWYVKNHINEGRKHLNFSTFAVYEPQRQLRKLEECIEMVEKKEMPLESYYIGHQDAKLTDEQRADLVKYFKQTKEDTERRIMFNK from the coding sequence ATGAAAAAAGTACTAATCATTCTCCTCGTAGCTTTCGTTATCATTCAGTTTTTTCCTATTGACAAAACCAATCCTCGTCCTACACCCGGCATGGATTTTTTGAAAATTAAAAACACCCCTGAAAAAGTAGCTAAGATCATCAGAACATCCTGCTATGATTGTCATTCCAATGAAACAAAATATCCATGGTATGCCGATATTTCGCCCGCTTCATGGTATGTGAAAAATCATATTAATGAAGGCAGAAAGCATCTTAATTTTTCTACCTTTGCAGTATATGAGCCTCAAAGACAGCTTCGTAAATTGGAAGAATGTATTGAGATGGTTGAGAAAAAAGAAATGCCGCTTGAATCTTACTATATTGGGCATCAGGATGCAAAACTGACTGATGAACAGCGTGCAGATCTTGTTAAATATTTCAAGCAAACCAAAGAAGATACAGAAAGGAGGATCATGTTTAATAAATAA